TCTTTTGTATCAGGCTCCTTTTACAAGAAATTGAATGGACAGGTTCAATTAACGAGATCGCGAATCTCATTGGAAGAAATCCAGAGGAAATGGATCTTGTAGATGCAAGAAATTTATTTTTACGACTTGGTTATAATTCTCAACTTAAAAACCTTAAAGATTTTAAATCAATCAATATCCATACATTACCAGCTTTATATATTGACCCTAGCAATCAACCCTTTGTTCTATTTACAGAAAATCAAGGTTTAATTGTCGCAGGAAATGCAAAAGGTCGATTTGACATTAACAATATTGAGCCTGGTGGATTACTTTTAATTCTGGATGAAATAAATTTCAATGACGAAGTATCATTTATCAAAAATATAGCCTATCGATTCTCCAATAAAATTACTTTGCTTTATTGGATTAGTCTTGGGATATCATTGCTTGCTTTATCATTGCCACTTTATTTGCGTGCAATTTACAATATTGCCATTCCAGGCGAAGCATTGGTCTCATCATTATTGTTATTCTTTGGAATTGGGGCTTTATTTATCCTCGAATTCAATATGCGTCAGTGGCGCTCAAATTTAATCAGTCAGATGGCTGGAAAGCTTGATTCATTATTTGGAATGAAAGTCACTCAGAAATTTTTAGGCCTTGATTACTCTCAAATCAAGAGTATCAATCTAAGTAACTACAACACGAGGATAAGAAATTTAGATGCAATGCTAAATTACCTAAAAGGACCGTTGGCTCTAGCGTTACTTGATTTCCCTTTTATCATCATTTATTTAATTGCAATCGGGCTTATTGCTGGAAATCTTGTTTTTGTTCCAATTGTTATTATGCTGATAAGTGGTTCGATAATTGTAGTTTTATCGAAGTATTATAGCGGTGCCGAAGAATTAAATATTAAAACAAGTGTTGGTATCTTGCAGGCTCAGTTGGAAATTGTTAGACGATTTAAGGAAATAAAACTTTCGCATCTTGAATTGATCTGGATACAACGTATCCGAGCTTTATCTGGTGAAAGTACTAAAAGTGGCTTGGTTCTTAATAAACAAGCAGGTGTTCTACAGATATTAACTTCAACCTCGTCTCAAATGGCTGGTACTCTTACTCTTGCTGTTGGGGCTTGGATAATGTTTACTAGTCCAGCAGGTAATAATGTACTTGGCAACTTAATTGCTGCCATGTTTATTGTGTGGCGTGTTTTTACTCCTTTTCAATATTTAATGAATGCATTGCTTCGTTTTGATACCATTAGTAAGCAATATGGTCAGCTTGACCGCTTCCTAAAACTAAGAAACTATTCTCCTGTTGCAAGACCAACTGTCAATACAAAATCAAGTTTATACGGTTCAATTCAATTGGATTCAATATCTTGTCGAATTCCTACCACTTCACGGCTATTATTGGCAAAAATTGATCTTAGATTTGTTCCTAGTACCATTTATGCAATAACTGGTAAATCAGGATGTGGGAAATCAACATTGCTTAACGTCATTGCTCAACTGTATCCAATTGCAAATGGTAATCTTTCGTTTGACGGTAAAGATTATCGTCAGTTTACGAATGAAGATATTCAGAGTAATATTTCATATGTAATGAATAATAGTCAATTTCTCAAAGGAAGCCTATGGCAAAATTTAACAGCAATGAATCCTGATGCATCCATAGATGCTGTTAAAGAAATATGTGAAATGATAGGCATTTATGATTATATTGAGAATCTTCCAGAGGGTTTTGATACTTATTTGGATAATGACATGAGTTATTATTTTCCTGTCGGAGTACAAAAGTTGATGAGTTTGGCTCAGGCTTTGATTAAGGACTCACCCATTCTACTGATTGATGATATTAGTCAAGGTTTGACCCCTATTCAATTTGAGGCAGTTGTTAATGCGCTACCTCGGATAAAGCAATGCAGGTTTTCAAGAAAAGAGCGATGTATCATTATGACAACATCTAATAATAAAATGCTTGGATTAGCTGATAATATTTGCATTATTGATAAGGGTGTTTCTACATTCCAGGGTACACAAAAAGAACTTGAAATGATGGTTCATTCTAAAACCTAGCCTTTTAATTAATTCTCTGACACTACTTCACTCGCTTGCAACCTTTTTCATGGCAAACTCTACTTCAAATGGATTCACCCCAGAATCGAGTTCAAAGGTTTCCAATTCAGCTTCACTTTTTAGCAAACTTCCTGGTTTGTCAGCATCAGACTCTAATGCATTGATAGGTAGAAATAGATTGGCTCAGGCCTTAGAGCTTGAAGATCCGCAGGATAATTTATTCGTTAAAAGAAGCCTTTATGTGTTAGGCGCAGCAGCTCTTATTTTCTTCCCATGGGCTGCACTAACGCCCATCACCCAGGTTATCGAAGCTTCTGGTGAAGTCATACCTCAAGGTTCCGTTAATATCATTCAACATTTAGAAGGTGGTATTGTTTCGTCTGTTAACGTTAAAAATGGTCAGTCAGTCAGAAAGGGAGATGCTTTACTTCAATTAAACCCACAAATGGTAGGTAGTGAATTTTCTGCTACAAAATCTAAGTTGGATGCTCTCATTATTCAGCAACAACAGCTTCAAGCTGCAATTCGTGGAGACGATGTATTGCCCAGACAAAACAATATTGATGGTTTTAATGAAAGTAAGGTAAGTGTTGCGCAACAGAATCTTCTTACTAGCCGATTAGAGAATGCATCAGATCAATTGAAGTCTGCTAACGCTGTTGTTGCTGAGAAATCTGCGGAAATCAATGGTCTAAATAAACAGTTGAAACTACTAATTGAAGAAAGAGATATGTGGGCCTCACTGACAAAAGATGGTGCAAGCTCAAGGCTTCAACTTGTCAATGCTCAAGCACAAGTTGAGGAAATTCGTGGTGCACGTAATGAGGCGACAAAAGCATTTGCTCAAGCAAAAGCTAACCTTCAAAGCCTTCAATCAGGCTTAGCACTCGAACAAAATTCAGAAATAGCATCCTTGGTCAATGAGGAATCAGTTGTTGCAGAAAACATCAAGAAAGTCCGTTTTCAACTTTCACGAATGGTTGTCAAAGCACCAGTATCAGGAACAGTGAGTGACCTTCGTTTTTCTGCTCCCGGAGCTGTCGTAGCACCTGGAGCGGTGGTTGCGTCGGTTGTACCAGCTGGCACCACAAAATTAGTTGAAGCTCGAATCCCATCACAGGATATTGGTTTTGTTCATATCGGACAAGATGTCGAGGTTAATCTTCAGCCTTTTGATTCATCCATTTACGGCACTATTCCTGGACGTTTGACGTCCATTTCTGGGGATACTGTTCAAAATCCTGATGACCGTCAATTTTATTACAATGCAATGATTGAGCTTGATCGGCAATACCTTGATTCCTCTAATCAAAAATACCCTGTACAGGTTGGAATGCCCGTCGTTGCAGATATCAAAGGGCAGCGAAGCAATGTTCTCCAATACTTATTCCATCCTTTTGTTCGGACGATCAATGGAGCGATGCGTGAATAGGTCAATCCTGAAATTCTCAGTTTACTTTCAGCTCTTTAGATCCATTGCTGTACAACGACTTTCGGCTTATCGCTGGTCTTCCCGCTGACAGTTCAAGGTCGCATGCTTTCTGAAGATGATCTGCGATCTAAATAGCTAATTACTATTTGATTAGTCGCACTCGGTTCGATTGGATAGTTATTCTCCTGTTGTTGATAATTCGGCTGACGAAGCGTCTGTTGCTGAGGAAAACAAAAATAATTTTGTGCCCAATAGTCAGCCCCATCAGGGTGCTGGAGTCGCAGACAATCCCGAAGGTGCCACAAAATATAATAACGTCGATATTGAGACTCCCGTTGTTGAAGTCGCTGAGCCGTCACCTCTCGGCCAGCAAGTCACTAGTGATATAGACAATATTTCCTTAGATAATGGTGGTGGTTTAGGTACCAGCATTGATCCGTTTTCTGCAGATTTAGCAGAAGCATTCACGATTGCTGATCTTTCTCCTGCAAATTTATTCACAGCGCCCCTTGCAGAATCGTCAGACGAAGACATTCCTCAATTGCAGGCGTTTGCTCCCGATGATGAACCAGTTGCAGAAACTGAAATAGAACCAGATCCAGAACCAGAACCAGAACCAGAACCAGAACCAGAACCAGAACCAACTCCAACTCCAGATCCCATTGTTTTTCCGGACCAAGAGGAAATTCTCTTGGAAGCTAACCTCAATCCGGATGGCACCTTTTCTTTTGCCTTCGATACTCCGGTTTCGGTTTCAGGTGATTTTGCTAATCAATCCGACCGCTTCGGCGTTGTCACAGGCATCCAAATTAATGGTGTTGATTTCAACGTCGGCGACACCATCTTCCTCTCGCA
The window above is part of the Synechococcus sp. WH 8020 genome. Proteins encoded here:
- a CDS encoding ATP-binding cassette domain-containing protein, translating into MKTSIENSKTLGHSENKPLIRDLSLSPDLPLVFCIRLLLQEIEWTGSINEIANLIGRNPEEMDLVDARNLFLRLGYNSQLKNLKDFKSINIHTLPALYIDPSNQPFVLFTENQGLIVAGNAKGRFDINNIEPGGLLLILDEINFNDEVSFIKNIAYRFSNKITLLYWISLGISLLALSLPLYLRAIYNIAIPGEALVSSLLLFFGIGALFILEFNMRQWRSNLISQMAGKLDSLFGMKVTQKFLGLDYSQIKSINLSNYNTRIRNLDAMLNYLKGPLALALLDFPFIIIYLIAIGLIAGNLVFVPIVIMLISGSIIVVLSKYYSGAEELNIKTSVGILQAQLEIVRRFKEIKLSHLELIWIQRIRALSGESTKSGLVLNKQAGVLQILTSTSSQMAGTLTLAVGAWIMFTSPAGNNVLGNLIAAMFIVWRVFTPFQYLMNALLRFDTISKQYGQLDRFLKLRNYSPVARPTVNTKSSLYGSIQLDSISCRIPTTSRLLLAKIDLRFVPSTIYAITGKSGCGKSTLLNVIAQLYPIANGNLSFDGKDYRQFTNEDIQSNISYVMNNSQFLKGSLWQNLTAMNPDASIDAVKEICEMIGIYDYIENLPEGFDTYLDNDMSYYFPVGVQKLMSLAQALIKDSPILLIDDISQGLTPIQFEAVVNALPRIKQCRFSRKERCIIMTTSNNKMLGLADNICIIDKGVSTFQGTQKELEMMVHSKT
- a CDS encoding HlyD family type I secretion periplasmic adaptor subunit, whose protein sequence is MANSTSNGFTPESSSKVSNSASLFSKLPGLSASDSNALIGRNRLAQALELEDPQDNLFVKRSLYVLGAAALIFFPWAALTPITQVIEASGEVIPQGSVNIIQHLEGGIVSSVNVKNGQSVRKGDALLQLNPQMVGSEFSATKSKLDALIIQQQQLQAAIRGDDVLPRQNNIDGFNESKVSVAQQNLLTSRLENASDQLKSANAVVAEKSAEINGLNKQLKLLIEERDMWASLTKDGASSRLQLVNAQAQVEEIRGARNEATKAFAQAKANLQSLQSGLALEQNSEIASLVNEESVVAENIKKVRFQLSRMVVKAPVSGTVSDLRFSAPGAVVAPGAVVASVVPAGTTKLVEARIPSQDIGFVHIGQDVEVNLQPFDSSIYGTIPGRLTSISGDTVQNPDDRQFYYNAMIELDRQYLDSSNQKYPVQVGMPVVADIKGQRSNVLQYLFHPFVRTINGAMRE